In Nocardioides nitrophenolicus, the genomic window TCGGGGAACCGGGCCTGGAAGCGGTCGAGGCCGACCGGGTGCATCATCGCGGCGGTGATCGCGACGACGTCGGGACGCCGCTCGCCGATGGTCACGATGTGCTCGGCGAAGTGGTCGGTCCAGATCGGTCCCTTGGGCTTCTCGGCGCCGGTCTGGACGTCGAACGGGCCCGGCGAGTGGAACTGGTCGGCCTCGTGGCGCTCGGCCGGGTCGTAGCCGAAGCCCTTGCGGGTGATCGCGTGCACGATCACCGGGCCGCCGAAGCGCTTGGCCTGGCTCAGCGCCTGCTCGACGGCGGCGCGGTCGTGGCCGTCGACCGGTCCGACGTACTTGAGCCCGAGATCCTCGAACAGGCCCTGCGGCGCCAGCGCGTCCTTCAGGCCCTTCTTCATGGCGTGCAGGGCGTCGTACGCCGCCGAGCCGACGCCGGGAACCGCGGTGAGCCGGCGCTTGACGATGTCGAGGACCGTCTCGTAGCGCGGGTTGGTGCGCAGGCTGGTCAGCGCCGTCGCCAGGCCGCCGATGGTCGGGGTGTAGGAGCGGCCGTTGTCGTTGACCACGATCACGAGCTTGGAGTCGTGCTGGATCGCGATGTTGTTGAGCGCCTCCCAGGCCATGCCGCCGGTGAGCGCTCCGTCGCCGATGACCGCCACGGTGTGGCGGTCCTCCCCGCGGATCCGGAACGCCTTGGCGATGCCGTCGGCGTAGCTGAGCGCGGTGGAGGCGTGGGAGTTCTCGACCAGGTCGTGCTCGGACTCCGCCTGGCTGGGGTAGCCGCTCAGCCCGCCCTCGCGCCGCAGCGTGCCGAAGTCGCCGGCCCGGCCGGTGACCAGCTTGTGGACATAGGACTGGTGGCCGGTGTCGAAGACGATCTTGTCGCGCGGGGAGTCGAAGACCCGGTGGATCGCGAGGGTCAGCTCCACGACGCCGAGGTTGGGTCCGAGATGACCGGTGTTGGTCGCGACGGTGCGGATCATCAGGTCGCGGATCTCCGCCGCAATCTGGGTCAGCTCGTCCTCGGACAGGGCCCGCAGATCACGCGGGGTGCTGATGCTCTCGAGGACAGACATGAAGGCCAGTCTAGGCGGTCACAGGTCGGTGAACGCGATCGCGGGCTCGTGCAGGCTGCCCAGCCAGACCCGGCCCTCGTGCTCCCGGACGCCGGTCACCATGTGGTACGCCGCACCCGGCCCGGAGGAGGCGAGGTCGAGGTCGTGGACCAGGGTGCCGCGCTCGTCGTACGCGACCACGCGGACGGTCTGCTTCGGCTTCGGCTGCAGCGCCTCGGGCAGCCTGGTGGCCAGCTTCCGCAGGGCCATCGGGCCGCGCTGGAGCCGCTCGACGAGCGGGTCCGTGGGGCTGGCGATCGTTATCCAGATCAGTCCGTCCGAGCCGCGGGCGATGTTGTCGGGGTAGCCCGGCAGGTCGGTGACCAGGAAGTCGCGGGTGCCCTGGCGCTCGCCGGTGAGCCATTGCCGCACGACGGTGCGGGCGCCGGTCTCGGCGACGCAGACGAAGTCGCCCGCCGCGGAGAGGGCGACCCCGTTGGCGAAGGCCAGGCCGTCGAGGACCACGGCGACCGTGCCGTCGGGGTCGCGCCTCAGCAGCCGGCCGGTGCGGGTGTGCTGGACGAAGTCGTCCTTCCAGCGCGCGATGCCGTACTCCGTGGACGAGTCGGACCACCAGACGGTGCCGTCGTCGGCGATCGCGGCGTTGTTGCAGAAGCGCATCGGCCGGCCCTCCACATCGGCCGTGATCAGCTCGACCCGACCGCTCGCCGGATCCACCCAGAGCAGGCCCCGCTGCGCGTCGCACACCAACAGCCGACCGTCGGGCGCGAACTCGATCCCGAGCGGGCGCCCGCCCGTGTGGGCGACCCGGTCCACCCGGGCGCCGTCGGGACCGACCCGGAAGACGGCACCGTCCTCGGTGCCGGTGAAGACACAGCCCCGGTCGGGTCCTGAGGTCGCCACGACGACGTCCTCCGCGCCGTGGCCGGGGACGGGAAGCACGGTGAGGGAGGTCACTCCGGCAGCCTACGCGGGGTGGTCTGACCAGTTGCGGTTTGGGACCAATCCGTGAAAATCCGGCCGATCTGTTGCAGTCTGTGCCCAATTGACGACTGGTCTGACCACCTCAGCCGGCAGCCCCGATCAGACGCTGGTGCCCGACGGCGGCAGGTCCGCCGGGTCGACTCCCCCGTGGCAGGACGCGAACGGCTCCGGCGCCGTGTCGCCCGCACCGAACTCCGCGACGAATTGGGCGATCCGCGGGTCGTCCGGGCCGGTGAGCGCGAGCTGCCGGCCCCAGACCGTGATCACGACCGGCGCCTCCTGGTCGTCGTACGGCGACAGGATGCCGTTGTCGGGCAGCTGGTCGGCGAGCCGCCGTACGCCGGCCGCGTCGACGTCGTCGCGACGGTAGGTCAGCCAGACGGTGCCGTGCTCGAGGTCGTGGACCACGTTGACCTCGGGGACCGGCTCGTCGTAGACGCCGCACTCCAGCCAGTACGGCGCGTGGTCGCCGCCCGCGGGAGGCGACTGGGGGTAGTCGTGCTCGACGCCGGGGGCGAGATGCTGGTTGGTGAGCCCGTCGTACTCCTCGACGGCGGCGAGACCGTCG contains:
- the dxs gene encoding 1-deoxy-D-xylulose-5-phosphate synthase; translation: MSVLESISTPRDLRALSEDELTQIAAEIRDLMIRTVATNTGHLGPNLGVVELTLAIHRVFDSPRDKIVFDTGHQSYVHKLVTGRAGDFGTLRREGGLSGYPSQAESEHDLVENSHASTALSYADGIAKAFRIRGEDRHTVAVIGDGALTGGMAWEALNNIAIQHDSKLVIVVNDNGRSYTPTIGGLATALTSLRTNPRYETVLDIVKRRLTAVPGVGSAAYDALHAMKKGLKDALAPQGLFEDLGLKYVGPVDGHDRAAVEQALSQAKRFGGPVIVHAITRKGFGYDPAERHEADQFHSPGPFDVQTGAEKPKGPIWTDHFAEHIVTIGERRPDVVAITAAMMHPVGLDRFQARFPERTFDVGIAEQHAATSAAGLAMGGLHPVFAVYATFLNRAFDQVLMDVALHRCGVTFVLDRSGVTGDDGASHNGMWDMSLLQVVPGLRLAAPRDATRMRELLDEAVEVADAPTVVRFPKGPPPADLEAVGRAGGCDLLVREGARDVLVVAVGSMAETAVDVAQRLVDQGIGVTVVDPRWVKPVDPALIELARTHRRVVTIEDNGVIGGVGAVLLQTLVAAGVRTPVRIHGIPQEFLDHAKRPAILERIGLTPSAIALDILHDITAEPVAEGRSLLDVDGSR
- a CDS encoding SMP-30/gluconolactonase/LRE family protein, encoding MTSLTVLPVPGHGAEDVVVATSGPDRGCVFTGTEDGAVFRVGPDGARVDRVAHTGGRPLGIEFAPDGRLLVCDAQRGLLWVDPASGRVELITADVEGRPMRFCNNAAIADDGTVWWSDSSTEYGIARWKDDFVQHTRTGRLLRRDPDGTVAVVLDGLAFANGVALSAAGDFVCVAETGARTVVRQWLTGERQGTRDFLVTDLPGYPDNIARGSDGLIWITIASPTDPLVERLQRGPMALRKLATRLPEALQPKPKQTVRVVAYDERGTLVHDLDLASSGPGAAYHMVTGVREHEGRVWLGSLHEPAIAFTDL
- a CDS encoding DUF3105 domain-containing protein, translating into MLVAVLVLAAAVLVPLALAKDDDPAATESGAGGAETVDTDGLAAVEEYDGLTNQHLAPGVEHDYPQSPPAGGDHAPYWLECGVYDEPVPEVNVVHDLEHGTVWLTYRRDDVDAAGVRRLADQLPDNGILSPYDDQEAPVVITVWGRQLALTGPDDPRIAQFVAEFGAGDTAPEPFASCHGGVDPADLPPSGTSV